Proteins co-encoded in one Marinobacter gudaonensis genomic window:
- the nosZ gene encoding TAT-dependent nitrous-oxide reductase, whose translation MRKKDDLIKGSPALPESGQSRRRFMGAAALAGVAGATGLGSAVMSREAFAAAAEEARNNWLIHPGELDEYYGFWSGGHSGEVRVLGVPSMRELMRIPVFNVDSATGWGLTNESKEVLGDSSRFSNGDSHHPHISMTDGRYDGKYLFINDKANTRVARIRLDIMKCDKITTIPNVQAIHGLRLQKVPKTKYVFCNAEYVIPHPNDGSDTSLENSFTMFNAVDAETMEVAFQVIVDGNLDNTDADYTGKYACATCYNSEKALDLAGTMRNDRDWAVVFNIARIEQAVKNGNYKTLGDSKVPVLDGREGSEFTRYIPVPKNPHGLNTSPDGKYFIANGKLSPTVSIIAIDKLDDVFDNKIEPRDAVVAEPELGLGPLHTTFDGRGNAYTTLFIDSQVAKWNIADAIRNYNGEKVDYIRQKLDVHYQPGHNHASLTESRDADGKWLVVLSKFSKDRFLPVGPLHAENDQLIDISGEEMKLVHDGPTFAEPHDCILVRRDQIKTKKIYTRDDPFFATARAQAEKDGVTLEADNKVIRDGNKVRVYMTSIAPQYGMTEFKVKQGDEVTVYVTNLDTIEDVTHGFCMVNHGVSMEISPQQTASVTFKADRPGVHWYYCNWFCHALHMEMRGRMIVEKA comes from the coding sequence ATGAGAAAGAAAGATGATCTGATCAAGGGCTCACCGGCGCTTCCGGAAAGTGGCCAGAGTCGTCGCCGCTTCATGGGCGCTGCCGCGCTGGCCGGCGTTGCCGGTGCCACCGGTTTGGGTTCAGCCGTGATGTCGCGGGAAGCCTTCGCGGCTGCTGCCGAGGAAGCCCGCAATAACTGGTTGATTCACCCCGGCGAACTGGATGAATACTACGGCTTCTGGAGTGGTGGCCATTCCGGCGAGGTGCGTGTGCTGGGCGTGCCCTCCATGCGCGAACTGATGCGGATTCCGGTGTTCAACGTGGACTCCGCGACCGGCTGGGGACTCACCAACGAGAGCAAGGAGGTCCTGGGAGACAGCAGCCGTTTCTCCAACGGCGACAGCCACCACCCGCACATCTCCATGACCGACGGTCGTTACGATGGCAAGTACCTGTTCATCAACGACAAGGCCAACACCCGCGTGGCCCGGATCCGTCTGGACATCATGAAGTGTGACAAGATCACCACCATCCCCAACGTTCAGGCCATTCACGGCCTGCGGCTGCAGAAGGTGCCGAAAACCAAGTACGTCTTCTGCAACGCCGAGTACGTGATTCCGCATCCCAATGATGGCAGCGACACCAGCCTTGAGAACAGCTTTACCATGTTCAACGCGGTGGACGCGGAGACCATGGAGGTGGCGTTCCAGGTCATTGTGGATGGCAACCTCGACAACACCGATGCCGACTACACCGGCAAGTACGCCTGTGCCACCTGCTACAACTCCGAGAAGGCGTTGGATCTGGCTGGCACCATGCGCAACGATCGCGACTGGGCGGTGGTATTCAACATTGCGCGCATCGAGCAGGCGGTCAAGAACGGCAACTACAAGACCCTCGGCGACTCCAAGGTGCCGGTCCTTGACGGCCGCGAAGGCTCCGAGTTCACCCGCTACATTCCGGTGCCGAAGAACCCCCACGGCCTGAACACCTCGCCCGACGGCAAGTACTTTATTGCCAACGGCAAGCTGTCACCGACCGTGTCCATCATCGCCATCGACAAGCTGGACGATGTGTTCGACAACAAGATTGAGCCGCGGGATGCCGTGGTGGCCGAGCCGGAGCTGGGCCTCGGGCCGCTGCACACCACCTTCGATGGCCGTGGCAACGCCTACACCACGCTGTTTATCGACAGCCAGGTGGCGAAGTGGAACATCGCCGATGCCATTCGCAACTATAACGGCGAGAAGGTGGATTACATCCGCCAGAAGCTGGACGTGCACTACCAGCCGGGCCATAACCATGCTTCGTTGACCGAGTCACGGGACGCGGACGGCAAGTGGCTGGTGGTTCTGTCGAAGTTCTCGAAGGACCGGTTCCTGCCGGTGGGTCCGCTGCATGCGGAGAACGACCAGTTGATCGATATCTCCGGCGAGGAGATGAAGTTGGTGCACGACGGTCCAACGTTTGCTGAACCCCACGACTGCATCCTGGTGCGTCGGGACCAGATCAAGACGAAGAAGATCTACACCCGTGATGATCCGTTCTTTGCCACCGCACGGGCCCAGGCCGAGAAGGATGGCGTTACCCTGGAGGCCGATAACAAGGTGATCCGTGACGGCAACAAGGTGCGCGTTTATATGACGTCGATCGCGCCGCAGTACGGGATGACCGAGTTCAAGGTGAAGCAGGGCGATGAGGTGACGGTGTATGTGACTAACCTGGACACCATCGAGGACGTGACCCACGGTTTCTGTATGGTGAACCACGGTGTGAGCATGGAGATCAGTCCGCAGCAGACGGCTTCGGTGACCTTCAAGGCGGATCGTCCCGGGGTGCACTGGTACTACTGCAACTGGTTCTGTCATGCGCTGCATATGGAGATGCGTGGGCGCATGATTGTTGAGAAAGCCTGA
- a CDS encoding nitric-oxide reductase large subunit: MADYRKLWWILISVLAITFGLLGYFGTEVYREAPPIPDRVETADGTLLMTEDSILDGQTAWQSVGGMQLGSIWGHGAYQAPDWTADWLHRELVNWLEIAAQEEYGAPYASLNGQQQNALQYQLKEAYRTNTYDSARDTVVLSERRAEAMAQTAAYYHSLFGGDPALQSTRENYAMKENTLPDPERRQRMTEFFFWTAWAAATERPDSDVTYTNNWPHEPLIDNKPTAENIIWSIVSVVLLIAGIGGLVWAWAFLRKHDEDEPEAPIKDPLTNVALTPSQRALGKYLLLVVGLFTFQVMLGGFTAHYTVEGQSFYGINVSEWFPYSLVRTWHIQSALFWIATGFLAAGLFLAPIINGGKDPKFQKLGVDILFWALVAVVVGSFVGNYLAIAQIMPANLNFWLGHQGYEFVDLGRIWQIGKFLGIAFWLVLMLRGIVPALRTPGGDKNLLALLTASVVAIGLFYGAGFFYGERTHLSVMEYWRWWIVHLWVEGFFEVFATTALAFIFCSMGLVSRTVATSASLASASLFMLGGVPGTFHHLYFSGTTTPVMAVGATFSALEVVPLIVLGYEAWENWRLKSRAPWMENVRWPLLFFVGVAFWNMLGAGVLGFMINPPIALYYVQGLNTTPTHAHAALFGVYGFLALGFTLLVLRYIRPGLVFDERLMKVGFWWLNGGLVLMLFTSLLPVGLIQFAASASEGLWYARSEAFMQSDILQFLRWIRTIGDVVFIVGALAVAWQVVKALLFPTLAPALDKPEDPATVTESA, encoded by the coding sequence ATGGCTGACTATCGCAAACTCTGGTGGATACTGATCTCGGTTCTGGCCATCACCTTCGGACTGCTGGGCTATTTTGGCACCGAAGTGTATCGGGAAGCGCCCCCGATTCCGGATCGGGTCGAAACCGCCGACGGCACTTTGCTGATGACCGAAGACAGCATCCTGGACGGCCAGACCGCCTGGCAATCGGTAGGTGGCATGCAGTTGGGCTCCATCTGGGGCCACGGCGCCTACCAGGCGCCCGACTGGACCGCCGACTGGCTGCACCGGGAACTGGTGAACTGGCTTGAGATCGCGGCGCAGGAGGAATACGGCGCGCCTTACGCGTCCCTGAACGGACAGCAACAGAACGCCCTGCAGTACCAGTTGAAGGAAGCCTACCGCACCAACACTTACGACAGTGCGCGAGACACCGTCGTGCTATCGGAGCGTCGTGCGGAAGCCATGGCGCAGACCGCGGCCTACTACCACAGCCTTTTCGGTGGCGACCCGGCGTTGCAGTCCACGCGCGAGAATTACGCCATGAAGGAGAATACCCTGCCGGACCCGGAGCGCCGGCAGCGGATGACCGAGTTCTTCTTCTGGACCGCCTGGGCCGCAGCTACCGAGCGCCCGGACAGCGATGTCACCTACACCAACAACTGGCCCCACGAACCGCTGATCGATAACAAGCCGACTGCGGAGAACATTATCTGGTCGATCGTCAGCGTGGTTCTGCTCATCGCCGGTATCGGCGGACTGGTCTGGGCCTGGGCATTCCTGCGCAAGCATGACGAAGACGAGCCGGAAGCACCGATCAAGGATCCCCTCACCAACGTCGCCCTCACACCGTCCCAGAGAGCCCTCGGCAAATACCTCTTACTGGTGGTGGGCCTGTTCACCTTCCAGGTTATGCTCGGTGGCTTTACCGCCCACTATACAGTGGAAGGCCAGAGCTTCTACGGCATCAACGTATCCGAGTGGTTCCCTTACTCACTGGTTCGCACCTGGCACATTCAGTCGGCGCTGTTCTGGATTGCCACGGGCTTCCTGGCAGCCGGTCTGTTCCTGGCTCCCATTATTAACGGGGGCAAGGACCCGAAATTCCAGAAGCTGGGTGTTGATATCCTCTTCTGGGCGCTGGTTGCCGTGGTGGTTGGCTCGTTCGTCGGCAACTATCTGGCCATCGCGCAGATCATGCCTGCGAATCTCAACTTCTGGCTGGGCCATCAGGGCTACGAGTTCGTGGACCTCGGCCGGATCTGGCAGATTGGCAAATTCCTCGGCATCGCCTTCTGGCTGGTACTGATGCTCAGGGGCATAGTTCCAGCCCTGCGCACACCCGGCGGGGACAAGAACCTGCTGGCGTTGCTGACTGCAAGCGTCGTGGCCATTGGTCTGTTCTACGGCGCCGGCTTCTTCTACGGCGAGCGCACCCATCTGTCAGTGATGGAGTACTGGCGCTGGTGGATTGTGCACCTGTGGGTGGAAGGCTTCTTCGAAGTGTTCGCCACCACTGCCCTGGCATTCATCTTCTGCAGCATGGGCCTGGTATCCCGTACGGTGGCCACCTCGGCCAGCCTGGCCTCCGCCAGCCTGTTCATGCTCGGCGGCGTGCCCGGCACCTTCCACCACCTGTACTTCAGCGGCACCACTACGCCGGTGATGGCCGTTGGTGCGACCTTCAGCGCACTCGAGGTGGTTCCCCTGATTGTGCTCGGCTATGAGGCCTGGGAGAACTGGCGCCTGAAGAGCCGTGCGCCCTGGATGGAAAACGTGCGCTGGCCTCTGCTGTTCTTCGTCGGTGTTGCCTTCTGGAACATGCTGGGCGCCGGAGTGCTCGGCTTCATGATCAACCCGCCCATTGCGCTGTACTACGTGCAGGGTCTGAACACCACACCGACCCACGCCCATGCAGCGCTGTTCGGGGTGTACGGCTTCCTGGCCCTGGGCTTCACCCTGCTGGTGCTGCGCTACATCCGGCCGGGCCTGGTGTTCGATGAGCGACTGATGAAAGTCGGCTTCTGGTGGCTGAACGGTGGCCTGGTGCTGATGCTGTTTACCAGCCTGCTGCCGGTAGGGCTGATCCAGTTCGCGGCGAGCGCCAGTGAAGGTCTCTGGTACGCCCGCAGCGAGGCCTTCATGCAGTCTGACATCCTACAGTTCCTGCGCTGGATCCGGACCATTGGCGATGTTGTCTTCATTGTAGGCGCACTCGCGGTAGCCTGGCAGGTGGTGAAGGCGTTGCTCTTCCCCACCCTGGCACCGGCGCTCGACAAGCCAGAGGATCCTGCCACCGTAACTGAATCCGCCTGA
- a CDS encoding nitrous oxide reductase accessory protein NosL, with the protein MQRTRFNWLLASLAALTLTACSGAEEQAAATPDPVHFENGDECHVCGMLIEGFPGPKGQAITEKDQQVRKFCSTRDMFAWVLQPENVNREHTLYVHDMAQTDWQNPNDTALIDAREAFYVVGSTRNGAMGPTLASFARQVDAEKFAEELGGKVLAFGEVTLEDLNSGMAMSGDRL; encoded by the coding sequence ATGCAGCGAACCCGATTCAACTGGCTCCTCGCCAGCCTTGCAGCCCTCACACTCACCGCCTGCTCAGGCGCAGAGGAGCAGGCCGCCGCAACGCCCGACCCGGTGCACTTCGAAAACGGCGACGAATGCCACGTGTGCGGCATGCTCATTGAAGGCTTCCCCGGCCCCAAGGGCCAGGCCATTACCGAAAAAGACCAGCAGGTTCGAAAATTCTGCTCCACCCGCGATATGTTCGCCTGGGTGCTGCAGCCGGAGAACGTCAACCGGGAACACACCCTCTACGTCCACGACATGGCCCAGACCGACTGGCAGAACCCGAACGACACGGCCCTGATTGATGCCAGGGAAGCCTTCTATGTCGTGGGCTCCACTCGTAACGGCGCCATGGGGCCGACCCTGGCGTCCTTTGCCCGTCAGGTTGATGCAGAAAAGTTTGCAGAGGAACTTGGTGGCAAGGTATTGGCTTTTGGGGAGGTCACCCTGGAAGATCTTAATTCGGGCATGGCCATGTCGGGCGACAGACTATAA
- the moaA gene encoding GTP 3',8-cyclase MoaA: protein MPRTKLTDRFGRTVNYVRLSVTDRCDFRCVYCMAEDMTFLPRQQVLTLEEIARVARNFVDLGTEKIRLTGGEPLVRKDILELVKEIGTYGLRDFAMTTNGSQLTTMAEPLRKAGMHRLNISLDSLDADKFHDITRTGRLSQVLDGIDAAREAGFRGIKINTVVMKGRNDEEVPELVEFARKKQVDITFIEEMPLGEISEHDRGLALCTSEEVRDIIRKHHDLVPATEDSGGPARYYRMEDSKTRVGFISPHSHNFCSTCNRVRVTVEGRLLLCLGNEHSVDLRRVLRGHPESDGKLRETIINAMDLKPERHHFSSNGDVQILRFMNMTGG from the coding sequence ATGCCCCGAACCAAGCTGACAGACCGTTTTGGCCGCACCGTCAACTATGTACGTCTGTCCGTAACCGACCGCTGTGATTTCCGCTGCGTCTACTGCATGGCTGAAGACATGACCTTCCTGCCCCGTCAGCAGGTGCTGACCCTGGAAGAAATCGCTCGTGTGGCCCGCAATTTTGTCGACCTGGGCACCGAGAAGATCCGTTTGACCGGTGGCGAACCCCTGGTGCGCAAGGATATCCTCGAACTGGTCAAGGAAATCGGCACCTACGGTCTGCGCGATTTCGCCATGACCACCAACGGCAGTCAGTTGACCACCATGGCCGAGCCTCTGCGCAAGGCGGGCATGCATCGGCTGAACATCAGCCTGGATTCCCTGGACGCCGACAAATTCCACGATATTACCCGTACCGGCAGGCTGTCCCAGGTGCTGGACGGTATTGATGCCGCCCGGGAGGCGGGCTTCCGCGGGATCAAGATCAATACCGTGGTAATGAAAGGCCGCAACGATGAAGAGGTGCCAGAGCTGGTCGAGTTCGCCCGGAAAAAGCAGGTAGACATCACGTTTATCGAAGAAATGCCCCTGGGCGAGATTTCCGAACACGATCGGGGTCTGGCGCTGTGCACCAGCGAGGAGGTGCGTGACATCATCCGCAAGCACCACGATCTGGTTCCCGCAACCGAGGATTCAGGCGGTCCCGCCCGTTACTACCGGATGGAAGACAGCAAGACACGGGTCGGTTTCATTTCACCCCATTCCCACAACTTCTGTTCCACCTGCAACCGGGTGCGTGTAACCGTTGAGGGTCGACTGCTGCTGTGCCTTGGCAATGAGCATTCGGTGGATCTGCGGCGGGTGCTTCGGGGCCATCCTGAGTCTGACGGCAAGTTGCGGGAAACCATCATCAATGCCATGGATCTGAAGCCGGAGCGGCATCATTTCTCCAGCAATGGGGATGTGCAGATTCTTCGGTTTATGAATATGACCGGCGGTTAA
- a CDS encoding ABC transporter ATP-binding protein: protein MSCFQLDNVSYRYDKSPVLTGIDLRLEPGEILGLFGHNGAGKTTSIKLILGLMSPEQGTVSVLGGQAGDPEVTQHIGYLPENVMFYPQLTGREILRHFTRLKGADLRQVPDLLEQVGLSDAMDARTKTYSKGMRQRLGLAQALLGKPRLLMLDEPTVGLDPVATADLYRLLRTLRNEGTGIVLCSHVLPGVEPYIDRAAILTGGALQAAGDLTALRRQANMPVTLSLEPAHDVSALERAIDRAGRFNGLLVKADSGRLRVDVQPREKMPLLQALFASGELADVSIHQPSLEDIYVHFIGSGGLAHRGGKS from the coding sequence ATGAGCTGCTTTCAACTGGACAATGTCAGTTACCGGTACGACAAGAGCCCTGTGCTCACGGGCATTGATCTGAGACTTGAGCCCGGAGAGATTCTCGGGCTGTTTGGCCACAACGGCGCGGGTAAGACCACGTCGATCAAGCTGATCCTTGGTCTGATGTCGCCCGAGCAGGGAACGGTGTCGGTGCTGGGGGGGCAGGCCGGCGACCCGGAGGTTACCCAGCACATTGGTTACCTGCCTGAGAACGTCATGTTCTATCCGCAGCTCACCGGGCGCGAAATTCTCCGTCACTTTACGCGTCTCAAGGGCGCCGACCTGCGTCAGGTGCCGGATCTGCTGGAGCAGGTGGGTCTGAGTGATGCCATGGACGCCCGCACCAAGACCTACTCCAAGGGCATGCGTCAGCGTCTGGGCCTGGCCCAGGCACTGCTGGGAAAGCCCCGGTTGTTGATGCTGGACGAGCCCACCGTGGGGTTGGATCCGGTGGCCACGGCGGATCTGTACCGGTTGCTGCGGACCCTTCGGAACGAGGGAACCGGCATCGTGCTCTGTTCCCATGTTCTGCCAGGTGTTGAGCCTTACATCGATCGGGCGGCCATCCTGACCGGCGGCGCCCTGCAGGCGGCGGGGGATCTGACGGCCCTCAGGCGGCAGGCCAATATGCCGGTGACCCTCTCTCTGGAGCCTGCCCATGATGTCTCTGCGCTGGAGCGGGCCATCGACCGGGCCGGTCGCTTCAATGGCCTGTTGGTAAAGGCGGATAGCGGTCGCCTGCGGGTGGATGTGCAGCCCCGGGAAAAAATGCCGCTGCTGCAGGCGCTCTTCGCCTCCGGCGAGCTGGCCGATGTGAGTATTCACCAACCCAGTCTTGAGGATATCTACGTGCACTTCATCGGCAGCGGCGGCCTGGCCCATCGCGGAGGCAAGTCATGA
- a CDS encoding ABC transporter permease, with protein sequence MNSIWTIARKELSDSLRNRWLVAIALVFATLALGIAWFGAAASGQVGYASTPATIASLASLGIFLIPLIALLLAYDAIVGEEEGGTLLLLLTYPLSRSELLLGKFLGHGLTLALATLIGFGVAGVAIALLVDEVTITSLMAAMLRFIASTVLLGWGFIALAYLISVRVGEKPVAAGLALAIWFFFVLIFDLLLLGTLVASEGQFSAELLPWLLMLNPTDIYRLLNIVAFGDSGQMTGVLSLGTDLPVGAAGLWVGLVLWFVVPLAGALALFRNRRI encoded by the coding sequence ATGAACAGTATCTGGACCATTGCCCGCAAGGAGCTCAGCGACAGCCTGCGCAACCGCTGGCTGGTGGCCATTGCTCTGGTTTTCGCCACCCTGGCCCTGGGGATTGCCTGGTTCGGGGCCGCCGCTTCCGGGCAGGTGGGCTATGCCTCCACACCCGCCACCATTGCCAGTCTCGCGAGCCTGGGCATCTTCCTGATCCCGCTGATCGCATTGCTGCTGGCCTACGATGCCATTGTCGGCGAGGAAGAGGGCGGCACCCTGCTGTTGTTGCTGACCTATCCCCTGAGTCGAAGCGAGTTGCTCCTGGGCAAATTCCTGGGCCATGGCCTGACCCTGGCCCTTGCCACGCTGATCGGATTTGGTGTGGCCGGCGTGGCCATCGCCCTGCTGGTGGATGAAGTGACCATCACTAGCCTCATGGCAGCCATGCTGAGGTTCATAGCCTCCACCGTGTTGCTGGGCTGGGGGTTCATTGCGCTGGCCTACCTGATCAGCGTTCGCGTTGGCGAAAAACCGGTCGCGGCCGGGCTGGCGCTGGCCATCTGGTTCTTCTTCGTACTGATCTTCGACCTGCTCCTGCTGGGCACTCTCGTGGCCAGCGAAGGCCAGTTCAGCGCCGAACTGCTGCCCTGGCTGCTGATGCTCAACCCCACCGATATCTACCGCCTGCTCAACATCGTCGCCTTCGGCGACAGCGGCCAGATGACCGGCGTGCTCAGCCTTGGGACCGACCTTCCCGTCGGCGCTGCCGGCTTATGGGTTGGTCTGGTGCTCTGGTTTGTTGTGCCACTGGCTGGCGCTCTCGCGCTTTTCCGAAACCGCCGTATCTGA
- a CDS encoding nitrous oxide reductase family maturation protein NosD produces MYRKLRYGVALTVALFSLTAQAELQATLDALEPGASFELPAEQLSPLVIRVADVSVSCQAGTVIDGGGQGNAVEIQAERVTLSGCEVRNWGGDLNELDAGIFVGREAKGAVVENNRLQGPAFGIWLDATPDVTVRDNRIRGDASIRSQDRGNGIHLFNTTGALIEGNDIRETRDAIYIETANNNIIRDNEMSDLRYGIHYMYSMNNLLEGNVTRRTRTGYALMQSKRLRVLNNRSVNDANYGILMNFITQSEVRGNVVTGVSQGRSAGVAIDGAEGKAVFIYNSLYNTFEGNVFADSDIGIHLTAGSEDNEVFGNAFVNNQRQVKYVATRTQDWSKGDRGNFWSDYLGWDRNQDGIGDVPYEPNDNVDRLLWKYPEARVLMFSPAVDTLRWVQDAFPVVKSAGVVDSHPLMRLPAVLQTEIR; encoded by the coding sequence ATGTATCGAAAACTGCGTTATGGAGTGGCCCTGACAGTCGCTCTGTTTTCGCTGACCGCGCAAGCGGAACTGCAGGCCACACTGGATGCTCTGGAGCCGGGAGCATCGTTTGAACTGCCCGCTGAGCAGCTTTCTCCACTGGTTATCCGGGTGGCTGACGTATCTGTGTCCTGCCAGGCCGGGACTGTGATTGACGGTGGCGGGCAGGGGAATGCCGTGGAAATTCAGGCCGAGAGGGTGACGTTGTCCGGGTGCGAGGTGCGCAACTGGGGCGGCGACCTGAACGAACTGGATGCCGGGATTTTTGTGGGTCGTGAGGCCAAGGGCGCCGTGGTGGAGAACAACCGGCTACAGGGGCCCGCGTTCGGGATCTGGCTTGATGCGACGCCCGATGTGACGGTGCGTGATAACCGCATTCGTGGGGATGCGTCGATACGGTCCCAGGATCGGGGCAACGGGATTCACCTGTTCAATACTACCGGGGCGCTGATTGAGGGTAACGACATTCGTGAGACCCGGGACGCGATCTACATCGAGACTGCCAATAACAACATCATCCGCGATAACGAGATGTCGGATCTGCGTTATGGCATTCATTACATGTACTCGATGAATAATCTGCTAGAGGGAAATGTGACCCGTCGTACCCGCACCGGCTATGCGCTGATGCAGAGCAAGCGTTTGCGGGTGCTCAACAACCGGTCAGTGAACGATGCCAATTACGGCATTCTGATGAACTTCATTACCCAGTCCGAGGTGCGGGGCAATGTGGTGACCGGGGTGTCCCAGGGTCGCTCGGCAGGCGTGGCCATTGACGGAGCCGAGGGCAAGGCGGTGTTTATCTATAACTCCCTGTACAACACGTTCGAGGGCAATGTGTTTGCCGACAGCGACATTGGTATTCACCTGACCGCCGGTTCGGAGGACAACGAGGTGTTCGGCAATGCTTTTGTGAACAATCAGCGCCAGGTGAAGTATGTGGCCACCCGGACCCAGGACTGGTCGAAAGGAGATCGGGGCAATTTCTGGAGTGATTACCTGGGTTGGGACCGGAACCAGGACGGGATTGGTGATGTGCCCTACGAGCCCAACGACAACGTCGACCGGCTGTTATGGAAATACCCAGAAGCCCGGGTACTGATGTTCAGCCCGGCAGTGGACACACTGCGCTGGGTGCAGGATGCCTTTCCGGTGGTCAAGTCCGCCGGAGTCGTCGATTCCCACCCCCTGATGCGGCTGCCCGCAGTGCTTCAAACGGAGATCCGATGA
- the nosR gene encoding transcriptional regulator NosR, which yields MAGGLVAAPVGEYQPVAARQVVQKAMPSVTNVSPREGNRAIQELYAGDELVGYAYQSLDFVQTPAYSGKPLNILVILDTSGEIVTSHVIEHHEPILLVGIPEAKLHQFTDQYVGLKADQRVTVGGTSTEHKVAVDGLSGATVTVMVVNEVIMKSAHRVAAELGLVESLSNARPPMANIQTGEFQQKSWQTLLGEGSVRRLKLTRGQVDDAFKGTAAEGVDMAAPEQREEPLIDLYTAYLDVPTIGRNLLGESQFQWLTGELKEGEHAIAVMANGDYSFKGSGYVRGGIFDRVQIRQFGDTFNFRDLDFYRLSDVYAEGMPEFSEMAIFIIRQQYSFDPGTEWTLELTVKRQTGPLDSEFQVFPLTYQLPEQYYTRPEPVMTEEDMLADQPMWVQVWYQREFQIVVLGIGIGVLLFILFFQDWLVKKPKIMRWIRHAFLTYTLFFIGWYAMGQLSIVNVLTFVNSLISGFSWKTFLIDPVIFILWAVVAGIILLWGRAVYCGWLCPFGALQELLNEIARKLKVPQYTVPFPVHERLWAIKYIILLVLFGVSLDSMATAERLAEVEPFKTAITLKFDRSWPFVTYAVLLLVVNLFTRKVFCRYMCPLGAALALPSKLRVFDWLKRRKECGNPCRLCDHECEVQAIHPDGHINYMECHYCLDCQMTYFDDHKCPPLIVKRRGKRRGHNAPGHPEEIPVVQVT from the coding sequence ATGGCCGGCGGCCTGGTCGCCGCGCCCGTCGGCGAATACCAGCCGGTTGCAGCCCGGCAGGTGGTGCAGAAGGCCATGCCATCCGTGACCAATGTGAGTCCGCGGGAAGGCAATCGCGCCATCCAGGAACTCTATGCCGGCGATGAGTTGGTCGGCTACGCCTACCAAAGTCTCGACTTTGTGCAGACACCGGCCTATTCGGGCAAGCCTCTGAACATTCTGGTGATTCTGGATACCAGCGGAGAAATCGTAACCAGTCATGTGATCGAGCATCACGAACCGATACTGCTGGTGGGCATCCCCGAAGCCAAGCTGCACCAGTTTACCGACCAGTACGTGGGGCTGAAGGCAGATCAGCGGGTGACGGTAGGTGGCACTTCCACCGAACACAAGGTGGCTGTGGATGGCCTGTCCGGGGCTACGGTTACCGTAATGGTGGTCAACGAAGTGATCATGAAGTCCGCCCACCGCGTGGCCGCCGAGCTGGGGTTGGTTGAAAGCCTGAGTAACGCCCGCCCGCCCATGGCCAATATCCAGACCGGCGAATTTCAGCAGAAGAGCTGGCAGACCCTGCTGGGTGAGGGATCGGTGCGTCGCCTGAAACTGACCCGCGGCCAGGTGGACGACGCCTTCAAGGGAACGGCCGCCGAGGGTGTGGATATGGCAGCACCCGAGCAGCGCGAAGAACCCCTGATCGATCTCTACACCGCCTACCTTGACGTGCCCACCATCGGCCGCAACCTGCTCGGGGAGAGCCAGTTCCAGTGGCTGACCGGCGAGCTCAAAGAGGGCGAACACGCCATCGCGGTGATGGCCAACGGTGACTACTCCTTCAAGGGCTCCGGATACGTCCGTGGCGGCATTTTCGACCGGGTCCAGATCCGCCAGTTTGGCGATACCTTCAACTTCCGCGACCTGGATTTCTACCGGCTCAGCGACGTGTACGCCGAGGGGATGCCGGAGTTCAGCGAGATGGCAATTTTCATTATTCGCCAGCAGTACAGCTTTGATCCGGGCACCGAGTGGACCCTGGAGCTTACGGTCAAGCGCCAGACCGGCCCGCTGGACAGCGAATTCCAGGTGTTCCCGCTGACTTATCAACTGCCGGAGCAGTACTACACACGCCCGGAGCCAGTCATGACCGAAGAGGACATGCTGGCGGACCAGCCCATGTGGGTGCAGGTGTGGTACCAGCGCGAATTCCAGATTGTGGTGCTGGGCATTGGTATCGGTGTACTGCTCTTCATCCTTTTCTTCCAGGACTGGCTGGTGAAGAAGCCGAAGATCATGCGCTGGATCCGTCACGCCTTCCTGACCTACACCCTGTTTTTCATCGGCTGGTATGCCATGGGGCAGTTGTCCATCGTCAACGTGCTGACCTTCGTTAACAGCCTGATCAGTGGTTTCAGCTGGAAGACCTTCCTGATCGACCCGGTGATTTTCATTCTCTGGGCCGTTGTCGCCGGCATCATCCTGTTGTGGGGGCGGGCGGTGTACTGCGGCTGGCTGTGTCCGTTCGGCGCACTGCAGGAACTGCTGAATGAAATTGCCCGCAAGCTGAAAGTGCCCCAGTACACCGTCCCGTTCCCCGTGCACGAGCGGCTGTGGGCCATCAAGTACATCATCCTGCTGGTGCTGTTCGGGGTGTCGCTGGATTCCATGGCCACCGCCGAGCGCCTGGCCGAGGTGGAGCCATTCAAGACCGCCATCACCCTGAAGTTTGACCGCAGCTGGCCCTTTGTCACCTACGCGGTGCTGCTGCTGGTGGTCAACCTTTTTACCCGCAAGGTGTTCTGCCGGTACATGTGCCCACTGGGCGCAGCGCTGGCGCTGCCCAGCAAGCTGCGGGTGTTCGACTGGCTCAAGCGGCGCAAGGAGTGTGGCAACCCTTGCCGGCTGTGTGATCACGAGTGTGAAGTCCAGGCCATTCACCCGGACGGGCACATCAACTACATGGAGTGCCATTACTGCCTGGATTGCCAGATGACCTATTTCGATGACCACAAGTGCCCGCCGCTGATCGTCAAGCGACGCGGCAAGCGCCGTGGCCATAACGCACCCGGCCATCCGGAGGAGATTCCGGTGGTGCAGGTGACGTGA